ACAATCACTTCAGGAACTGTCGACATCCCTACCACATCGGCACCTATGGTTCTCAGGTAACGGTATTCAGCCCTGGTTTCAAGGTTGGGGCCGGCCACGGCAACATAAACCCCTTTATGCAGCGTGATATTATTCTCAGCGGCAATCTGTATCAGTTGATCATTTAATTGTTGGGAGTATGGCTCAGACATATCCGGAAACCTGGGTCCCAGTTCATCATAATTATGCCCGATCAGTGGATTATCAGGAAGAAGGTTAATATGATCGTCAAGCAGCATTAATGTTCCTTTTTTAAACTCCGGATTCATCGATCCTCCGGCATTTGATATCAACAGACGCTGTATGCCCAGTAATTTCATTACCCGGATTGGAAACGTGATCTGTTTAAGCGTATAACCCTCGTAATAGTGAAACCTACCGTGCATGGCAATAACCTGTTTCCCTTCCATCTTTCCGTACAACAGAGTCCCATTGTGGAATTCCACCGTAGAAACAGGGAAATGTGGTATTTCACTGTAGTGGATACTTTGTTCCACATGGAGATGCTTTACCATTTTCCCCAATCCCGTCCCCAGGATGATTCCTGTGTCGGGATATACAATTCCCCTGCTTTTTAAATAAGTTAGCGCTTCGTAAATCTTTTCCATCCCTGCAATATTTAAACTGGCGCCGAAAATAATAAAAAAATCGTGGTTCATTCCTGTCCAAAGAACAAAATATTACTAATCAACAATATATCAGATTTAAAGAAGTTATCCTGAAAAATATTTTATCCGTAAATTTTCAATATTTTTGTGCTCTCAAAGCGAGTAAAAACATTAATTCTATAAAGTTATGGCACAGATCAACAGAAAAATGCTTTTTTTGATCCTCATGACTCTTATCATAGGCATGGGAATTACAGGATGCAAGAGCAAAAAGAAACTTGCCCAGGAGCAGGCAGCCATCGAATATGCACAAAAAATGGAACAGGCCCGCCAAAACCTGCAGGCCATTCTGAACAACGATGGATCGCTGACACTGGAAGAAAGGGAAAAGCTACTTAGGGAAACGAAAGCCATGAACATTGATGACCCTGAATTGCTTATGATGCTTCGTGATGCGGAGCAAATGCTCAAAAACGAAAGGGCTGAACTGGCCAGGAAAAAAGAAAGCGAAGAAATCAAGGAGGTCGTGCTTACCAGGGAACAACAGCTTGAAAAATATTTCTCTGAAATTTCAGGAGCACAGAGTACAGATCTCGCCAACCGCAAGATCAATGATGCACTGGGATTATTCGCCACTCCGGATGCCCCGGTACTTATCATCATCAGCCAATCCGGCTCGATGAAGGATTATGACCGTCCTACTACCATAAAAGACTACCTCAATTACCTGAAAGATCAAAAAAAGAACATCAATGCCGTTGAAACCATTTCCCTGGATGAAAGTGGCAGGATTGTTGAATTGGAATTAATTAAAAAATAATCGGAAAAATATGAAACGTATTGCATATATCCTGGTTTTACTATTTGCTTTATCATACAGCAGTTCCCTGATGTCACAGGATGTAATCAGTCCTGAAAGAAAAAGAGCCATCGACAGTCTCGCAATGGAAAAGATCAGAGACCTGGGGAAATACATCAGCATCATTGGCAGCAAGGAAACCCCGTTCTCTGAAGCCAAACGTGTAATAGAAAGAACCCTTGAACTTTTCGTGGATGACGCACAGATGGGAGTATCTTCGCTTTACCGGGAAGAAGTAAAATACTATCCGGTGAAAGAATACCTTGAACGTCTGATGCTTCTCAACTACGACCAGGTTACCATAAAATGGTACAATATTCAATACATCAGTGATCTGGAACTTCAGCCTGACGGGCGCTATGTGGGTGTAATTACCATATACCAGCGATTTGAAGGCACATCCGACGACGGACTGGTTTACATGGATACGACCAAGAAAGACATTACGGTGTACGTTGAAAGAAAAGAAACCCAGATCGGCGGCCGTTTGATTGGATTCTGGGATGTGCTGCTCGGAGACATCCGGGTGGTGGAGACCATAAAATAGACCATAACGCTAATTTTTCTCTTACATGTTCAGACTCACTGCCTTGCTCATTGCGGCCATGGCTTTTACAACCGTGTCCTTTTCCCAGAGTATCGGTGACTACATCGGTGACGAAAGCGCCATGTATGCCGAAACCAAACAGGTGAACCAGTTTTTCAGGCGCTTTAACGGAGAGGAAGACGTTAAAGGGGAAAGGTATTACCCAAAAGACAGTGAATACCGAAGTTACAAGC
Above is a window of Bacteroidota bacterium DNA encoding:
- a CDS encoding purine-nucleoside phosphorylase; this encodes MEKIYEALTYLKSRGIVYPDTGIILGTGLGKMVKHLHVEQSIHYSEIPHFPVSTVEFHNGTLLYGKMEGKQVIAMHGRFHYYEGYTLKQITFPIRVMKLLGIQRLLISNAGGSMNPEFKKGTLMLLDDHINLLPDNPLIGHNYDELGPRFPDMSEPYSQQLNDQLIQIAAENNITLHKGVYVAVAGPNLETRAEYRYLRTIGADVVGMSTVPEVIVANHMKLPCAAISVITDECDPDNLKPICLKDLLETAAVAEDDLIVLIRELLRKI